In Mycobacterium sp. 050128, one genomic interval encodes:
- a CDS encoding enoyl-CoA hydratase/isomerase family protein — MELETLEDNIACITLNRPARLNAIDGSLIDGMDAALNVLGSGQYRVAIITGAGRGFCAGADLSGTGQAWTQPAGRQTPAFKVNYDAQVRLANLYTRIYELDIPVIAAVNGVAVGGGLAFTLVSDIRVASQQARFGSVFIKAGFSSMDMGTSYLLPKIVGAGVARELMLTGRIIDADEAYRIKLVHEVVAPDDLMPAALRKAREIAENNAYGVWQTKIGLNAALDAPSLRHAIEIENRTQILSGFTNNPVEAATAHMEKRAPKWDPL; from the coding sequence GTGGAATTGGAAACTCTCGAGGACAACATCGCCTGTATCACCCTGAACCGCCCGGCGCGTCTCAACGCGATCGACGGGTCGTTGATCGACGGTATGGACGCCGCCCTGAACGTGCTCGGCAGCGGCCAGTACCGGGTCGCGATCATCACCGGTGCCGGACGCGGATTCTGCGCCGGCGCCGATCTGAGCGGCACCGGCCAGGCCTGGACCCAGCCGGCCGGCCGCCAAACCCCGGCGTTCAAGGTCAACTACGACGCTCAGGTGCGGCTGGCCAACCTCTACACCCGAATCTACGAACTGGACATCCCCGTGATCGCGGCGGTCAACGGCGTCGCGGTCGGTGGCGGCCTGGCGTTCACGTTGGTCAGCGATATCCGGGTGGCGTCACAGCAGGCCCGGTTCGGTTCGGTGTTCATCAAGGCCGGCTTCTCGTCGATGGACATGGGCACCAGTTACCTGCTGCCGAAAATCGTCGGTGCGGGCGTGGCGCGCGAGCTGATGCTGACCGGCCGGATCATCGACGCCGACGAGGCGTACCGCATCAAACTGGTGCACGAGGTGGTCGCGCCCGACGACCTGATGCCGGCGGCGTTGCGCAAGGCCCGCGAGATCGCCGAAAACAATGCTTATGGCGTGTGGCAGACCAAGATTGGGCTCAACGCCGCGCTCGACGCGCCCAGTTTGCGGCATGCCATCGAAATCGAGAACCGCACTCAGATCCTCAGCGGCTTCACGAACAACCCGGTCGAGGCGGCCACGGCGCACATGGAGAAGCGGGCTCCCAAGTGGGATCCGCTATGA
- a CDS encoding LLM class flavin-dependent oxidoreductase, giving the protein MRFTYAEAMTDYRYYIPLAQAAEAAGYHAMTIADSIAYPYESDSKYPYTPDGNREFLDGKEFIETFVLTGALGAVTTKLHFNFFVLKLPIRPPALVAKQIGSLAALTNNRVGFGVGTSPWPEDYELLGVPFAKRGKRMDECIEIIQGLTSGDYFEFHGEFYDIPKTKMTPAPTEPIPVLIGGHADAALKRAARLDGWMHGGGDPEELDGLLAKLKRYREEAGKTGPFQIHVISVDAYTVDGIKRLEDKGVTDAIVGFRIPYIKGNDTEPLENKIRNLEMFAENVIAKV; this is encoded by the coding sequence GTGCGGTTCACCTACGCAGAGGCGATGACCGACTACCGGTACTACATCCCACTGGCCCAAGCCGCCGAGGCGGCCGGGTACCACGCGATGACGATCGCCGACAGTATCGCCTACCCCTACGAGTCCGACTCGAAGTATCCGTACACGCCGGACGGCAACCGCGAATTCCTGGACGGCAAGGAGTTCATCGAAACCTTCGTGCTGACAGGGGCATTGGGCGCGGTGACGACGAAGCTGCACTTCAACTTCTTCGTCCTCAAGCTGCCCATCCGACCGCCGGCGCTGGTAGCCAAGCAGATTGGCTCGCTGGCCGCGTTGACCAACAACCGGGTGGGCTTCGGGGTCGGTACCAGCCCGTGGCCGGAGGACTACGAGCTGCTCGGTGTCCCGTTCGCCAAGCGCGGCAAGCGCATGGACGAATGCATCGAAATCATCCAGGGACTCACCAGCGGCGACTACTTCGAATTCCACGGCGAGTTCTACGACATCCCCAAGACGAAGATGACGCCGGCTCCCACCGAACCGATCCCGGTCCTGATCGGTGGCCACGCCGACGCCGCGCTGAAACGCGCCGCCCGCCTGGACGGCTGGATGCACGGCGGCGGCGACCCGGAGGAACTCGACGGGCTCCTGGCCAAGCTCAAGCGGTATCGCGAAGAGGCCGGCAAGACCGGCCCGTTCCAGATTCACGTGATCTCGGTCGACGCCTACACCGTCGACGGCATCAAGCGGTTGGAGGACAAGGGCGTCACCGACGCCATCGTCGGCTTCCGTATCCCCTACATCAAGGGCAACGACACCGAGCCGCTGGAGAACAAGATCCGCAACCTCGAGATGTTTGCCGAGAACGTCATCGCGAAGGTCTAG
- a CDS encoding STAS domain-containing protein produces the protein MSAVAESPSSLAVATRTDDSIAVLTVGGVLDASNFGALRESISKATLDEPTAVIVNISELKVPAESAWSAFISAHLQLGTQTRVPIVLVTAHRATRDALTRSEVARFMPVYSTEKAAIKALGKLTRQTIQRADSVLPANLTSLRESRRLVREWLTEWKQSGLIPVALVVVNVFVENVLEHTGSVPKMRIETDGETATIAVSDESTSAAVRLPSPDKGIDVSGLAIVDALSRAWGSTPTASGKTVWAVIGPENQL, from the coding sequence GTGAGTGCGGTAGCTGAGTCGCCGAGCTCGCTGGCCGTTGCGACACGGACGGACGACTCGATCGCCGTCCTGACCGTCGGCGGTGTGCTTGACGCCAGCAACTTCGGGGCGCTGCGCGAGAGCATCTCAAAGGCAACGCTGGACGAGCCGACGGCGGTCATCGTCAACATCAGCGAACTCAAGGTGCCCGCGGAGTCGGCATGGTCGGCCTTCATCAGTGCCCATTTGCAACTCGGCACTCAGACCAGAGTTCCGATTGTGCTGGTCACCGCGCATCGCGCGACGCGCGACGCGCTCACCCGCAGCGAGGTCGCGCGCTTTATGCCGGTCTACTCGACCGAAAAGGCGGCCATTAAAGCGCTCGGCAAGCTCACCCGTCAGACCATCCAGCGGGCCGATTCCGTGTTGCCCGCGAACCTGACGAGCCTGCGTGAATCACGCCGGCTGGTCCGCGAGTGGCTAACCGAGTGGAAGCAATCCGGGCTCATCCCGGTCGCGCTGGTGGTCGTCAACGTGTTCGTGGAAAACGTGCTGGAACACACCGGCAGCGTCCCGAAGATGCGGATCGAGACCGACGGCGAAACCGCGACCATCGCGGTATCCGACGAGAGCACTTCGGCCGCCGTGCGGCTGCCGTCGCCGGACAAAGGCATCGACGTGTCCGGGCTGGCGATTGTCGACGCGCTGTCCCGCGCGTGGGGCAGCACCCCGACGGCGTCGGGCAAGACGGTTTGGGCCGTGATCGGCCCCGAGAATCAGCTGTAG